GCGCGCAAAGGGGTGCTCACCCAGACCAAGCGGCACAGCTATCTGGCGCATCTGCTGGGCATAAGGAATATCGTACTGGCGGTGAACAAGATGGACCTGATCGATTATGATCAGGAACGCTATGAGGCGATTGTCAGCGCCTATGATCTGTTCGCAAAATCCATCGGTATCAGCAATTTCACCCCGATCCCGATTTCCGGTCTTGCGGGCGACAATATCGCATCGCTGAGTGATCAGACTCCATGGTATGCTGGCAAGGCACTGATCGATCATCTTGAGACGGTCGAGATAGGCGTCAATGCGCGGCGTGACGGGCCGATGCGGATGCCGGTGCAATGGGTTAACCGACCCAATCTCGATTTTCGCGGTTTTGCCGGGCAGATTGCCAGCGGCACAGTCAAATCCGGCGATAAGGTGCGCGTCGTGCCTTCGGGCAAGACGTCTACGGTGGAACGTATCGTCACCTTTGACGGCGATCTGGAGGAAGCGAGCGCGGGCCAGTCAGTCACGCTGACTTTGGCCGATGAGATAGATTGCTCGCGCGGTGATGTGATCGCCGCCGCCGACGCGCCACCATCGGCTGCGGACCAGTTTGAAGCTACGATTGTCTGGATGGATGAACAAGCTCTTCTCCCCGGTCGCGCCTATATGCTGAAACTGGGCACTCAGATGGTATCAGCCACGGTCCAGCCGCCCAAATATCAGATCAATGTCAACACCATGGAGCAGGTCGCGGCCAAGACGCTGGAGCTGAACAGCATTGGTGTTGCGGAGATCACCACCGACCGGCGCATTGCTTTTGAAGGCTATAATGATGCTGACAAGGGCGGACGTGATCTGGGCGGTTTCATCCTGATCGACAAGGTGAGCAACGCCACAGTCGCGGCGGGCATGATCAACTTTGCCCTGCGCCGCAGCCAGAATGTCCATTGGCAGAGCGTCGATATCACCCGCGAGGCCCATGCATCGCAAAAAAACCAACAGCCGAAGCTGCTCTGGTTCACCGGGCTGTCGGGCTCGGGCAAATCCACTATTGCTAATTTGGTTGAGAAAAAGCTCTATGCCGTTGGCAAGCACAGTTTCCTGCTCGATGGCGACAATGTCCGTCATGGCTTGAACAAGGATCTCGGCTTTACCGATGCCGACCGGGTTGAGAATATCCGCCGCATATCCGAGGTCGCCAAGCTGATGACCGATGCGGGGTTGATCGTGCTCACCGCCTTTATCTCGCCCTTCCGCGCCGAACGGCAAATGGCCCGCGATCTGATGGATGATGCCGAATTTGTCGAAATCTTCGTCGATACGCCATTGGAAGTCGCTGAGAAACGCGATGTCAAAGGACTGTATAAAAAGGCACGCGCGGGTGAGTTGAAAAACTTTACCGGCATCGATAGCCCCTATGAAGCCCCGGAGAATCCTGAGATCAGGATCGACACAACCCAGATGACGCCGGAAGACGCGGCGGAGTATATTGTTGACATTGTGCTCGGCCAATGGGCACCGACGATCTGATGATAGATACCAGCTCTGGTGCCCTCCCTGGCCCTGCCGCCACGATTACCGGCGACGCACTGGCGCGAATCGCGCATGAGGCCGGAGCACTGATCATGCCCTATTTCATTCAGGGCTGTGACGTGGTGGAGAAGAAGGATAATTCTCCCGTAACCGAGGCCGATCACAAGGCTGAGGCGTTAATCCTCGAGCAGTTGGCAGCCATCGCTCCCGGCCTACCGGTGCTGGCGGAAGAGGAAGTCGCCGCCGGACGCATTCCCGATCTTGGCAATGTCTATGCCTGTGTCGATCCGCTTGATGGCACCCGTGAATTTATCAATCAGCGCAAGGACTTTACCGTCAATATCGGGATTGTTGCGGACAAAAAGCCGGTGGCAGGGGTCATCTATGCGCCAGCGCGCAACGCTCTTTATGTTGCGCATCCTGAGGCCGCGCCATGGATGGCTGAAATGGCACCCGATGCCGACTGGGCGATACCGGATCAGCGCAAACCGCTTCAGACTCGGAAGGCCAGCGAAAAGCTGGTCGCCATCGCCTCACGCTCGCACCGCACGGCGGAGACTAACGCCTTTCTGGATGAGCATGATGTCGCGGAAATCATCTCTGCCGGATCATCGCTGAAATTCTGCCTTGTCGCCGAGGGTAAGGCCGATCTGTACCCCCGCATGGGCCGCACCATGGAATGGGATACATCTGCCGGACAGGCGATTGTCGAAGCTGCCGGGGGCCGGGTGACGCTGGAGGATGGCACGACGCCGCTGCATTACCAGAAGGCCGAGCGGGATTATGATAACCCGCATTTTATTGTTTATGGATAGCTCAATAATAACCTGAACCGCAAAACACCGTCAGGGCTGAGCTTGTCGAAGCCCGCCTCTCCAAATAGCGCCAAGCCGAGAAACGCCCTTCGACAGGCTCAGGGCTAACGGTCCAATAAAAACTCGAACTGCTTCAGGCTTATCGAGACCCATGCAGCGCTGATCCTTGCGCCCCTAATCCACCTGCCCCATATAGCGCTGCATGAGCGAACATAACCAACATTCCATGCCGCAATGGCACGGCACCACCATCATCGGCGTCCGCAAAAATGGTAAGGCCATTATCGCGGGCGACGGTCAGGTTTCCATGGGCCAGACGATTATGAAGCCCAATGCGCGCAAAGTCCGGGCGCTGGGCGATGGCTCAGTTATTGGCGGATTTGCAGGCGCCACCGCCGATGCGTTCACCCTGTTTGAGCGGCTAGAGGCCAAGCTGGAGCGACACAATGGCCAGCTGATGCGCGCCGCGGTTGAGCTCGCCAAGGACTGGCGCACCGACAAATATCTGCGCAACCTGGAAGCGATGATGATCGTCGCTGACAAGGAAGTAACCCTGATCCTCACCGGCAATGGCGATGTGCTGGAACCCGGCGACGGCATTGCCGCCATCGGTTCTGGCGGTAATTACGCTCTTGCCGCCGCCCGCGCACTGATGGATTATGAGGAAGATGCCGAGGTGCTGGCGCGCAAGGCGATGAAGATTGCCGCCGATGTCTGCGTCTACACCAATGACCAACTGACAGTGGAAGTACTCGACAGCGCGACCTGACAGCATTCACGACCTGCCAAAGTCACGTAAACCTCGTTAGTTCTATCTAATGGCCCTTCTATACGTCCTTCTTGGCGCTCTGCTCATTGGTGCGATCCTGTTGTATCGCCGCCTGTCGTGGCAGCGCAAACGCACCCGGCTTCTAGAGACGCCGCTCACACCAGAACAGCGCGCGGTGGTGGCAGAGCTGGTGCCGATCATCCGACGTTTGCCAGAATCCCTGCGGCACAAGCTTGAGGGAAAAATCAATCTGTTTCTCGACCAAATCACTGTTCGCGGCAATCAGGGCCTTGAGATTACCGAGAGCATGAAGCTCTCAATCGCTGCGCAAGCCTGCCTATTGGTCGTCAATAGCCCGGCCTGGTATCACCCCCTCAGAAATGTACTGGTCTATCCTTCCGCCTTCCGCAAAAACCGCAACACATATGATGGTCATGTTGTGCACGAAAACAGGCATATAGTGCTTGGCGAAAGCTGGGTCCGCGGGCCCGTCGTCCTGGCATGGCCCGATGCGCTTGAAGGTGGCCTTGATGAGCGAGACGGGCACAATGTCGTCATCCACGAATTCGCGCATCAACTGGACAGCTTAACCGGTCACACAAACGGTTTACCCCTATTGCGCAAAGGGCAGGCCTATAGTGGCTGGCAGAAGGCCATGCTGGACGCATATCATGAACATGTGAACCGGGTCGCAGGCGGACGCGGGACGGTGATCGATCCCTATGGTGCCACTAATCATGAAGAGTTTTTTGCCGAGGCAATTGTCGCCTTCTTCGAAAAACCGCATGCGTTGCAACGTGATGCGCCGGCGCTTTATGCCCAGCTTTCGAAGCTGCTGGCGCTCGATCCGGTGCAGTGGTCCTGAATGGCCCTGCTTGCAACGCTCGACAGCAACAGATGATCGCCTATAGTCATCCCGTGCTTGACCAAGTCACCCCAACCCGCAGAGAATTTCTGGCCACCGGCGCCATATTGGGTGGCGCCACGATGCTATCCGCCTGTGCGCCGGGCACAGAGCCTTTGGCAAATGTATCAGCGTCAGGGCCCTGCCTGCCCAAAGTCCGCGCCAGTGCAGACCGGGCAATCCGGCAACTGGTGGGTTTGCGTCCCTATCGGCCATCGGGATTCGTCGTCCGCCGCGAGGCGATAGACGACAAGCGACTTGTCCATAATTATGGCCATGGCGGCGGCGGCATTACGCTCGGCTGGGGCAGTTCCAAGCTGGCGGTTGATCTGGGGCTACCCGGCCATCAGGGGCCAGTGGCGGTTATCGGTGCCGGGATTATGGGGCTGACCACGGCACGACTGTTGCAGGAAGCGGGGCAGCAGGTCACCATCTATACCAGCCAGCTTCCACCCGAAACCACATCCAATATCGCCGGCGGCCAATGGTATCCGAGCTCGGTCTTTTCCGGATCGCAGCTCACGCCGGAATTTGAACAGCAATTCGTTGCGGCCAGCGCGTACAGCTATTATCGCTATCAACTGCTGGTGGGAGAGCATTATGGCGTGCGCTGGATGCCCACTTATGAGCTTTCCAATCGCCCCATCAATATGGGCCAGGTTGATCGGTTGATCGCCAATATGTTGCCCGAGATGCAGACCTTTGAAGAGGCGGACAACCCCTTCGGCACCCTACATCTGCGCCGTTCTTACAACATGTATATTGAGCCTGCCCGCTTCTTGCGCGCTATTCAGCGCGATATCCTGCTCGCGGGTGGAAAGATCACCGTACGGCATTTCCATGATCGCGGCGAAGTTCAGGCGCTGCCGGAAAAGCTGATCTTCAACTGCACCGGGCTCGGCGCGGCGGAGCTATTCGGTGATGAAGAACTGATCCCGGTGCGCGGTCAGTTGGAAATATTGCTGCCCCAGCCGGAGATCAATTACGCCTATACCAATAGGCGCGGCCTCTACATGTTCCCGCGCTCGGATGGGATCGTTCTCGGCGGCACATTTGAGCGCGGTCAGTTTGATCGCACACCGCAACCGGAAGTCTCCAGCCGCATTGTCGATGGCCATGCCGCCATCGCCGATGCCATGCGCTGTGCTTGACTATTGATACACAGACCCCAAA
The sequence above is drawn from the Parasphingorhabdus sp. SCSIO 66989 genome and encodes:
- the cysN gene encoding sulfate adenylyltransferase subunit CysN codes for the protein MDSEATVYRPEALIADDIDAYLDTHQHKSMLRFITCGSVDDGKSTLIGRLLYDSKMIFEDQLAALEADSKTSGTQGENIDFALLVDGLAAEREQGITIDVAYRFFATEKRKFIVADTPGHEQYTRNMVTGASTADLAIILIDARKGVLTQTKRHSYLAHLLGIRNIVLAVNKMDLIDYDQERYEAIVSAYDLFAKSIGISNFTPIPISGLAGDNIASLSDQTPWYAGKALIDHLETVEIGVNARRDGPMRMPVQWVNRPNLDFRGFAGQIASGTVKSGDKVRVVPSGKTSTVERIVTFDGDLEEASAGQSVTLTLADEIDCSRGDVIAAADAPPSAADQFEATIVWMDEQALLPGRAYMLKLGTQMVSATVQPPKYQINVNTMEQVAAKTLELNSIGVAEITTDRRIAFEGYNDADKGGRDLGGFILIDKVSNATVAAGMINFALRRSQNVHWQSVDITREAHASQKNQQPKLLWFTGLSGSGKSTIANLVEKKLYAVGKHSFLLDGDNVRHGLNKDLGFTDADRVENIRRISEVAKLMTDAGLIVLTAFISPFRAERQMARDLMDDAEFVEIFVDTPLEVAEKRDVKGLYKKARAGELKNFTGIDSPYEAPENPEIRIDTTQMTPEDAAEYIVDIVLGQWAPTI
- the cysQ gene encoding 3'(2'),5'-bisphosphate nucleotidase CysQ produces the protein MGTDDLMIDTSSGALPGPAATITGDALARIAHEAGALIMPYFIQGCDVVEKKDNSPVTEADHKAEALILEQLAAIAPGLPVLAEEEVAAGRIPDLGNVYACVDPLDGTREFINQRKDFTVNIGIVADKKPVAGVIYAPARNALYVAHPEAAPWMAEMAPDADWAIPDQRKPLQTRKASEKLVAIASRSHRTAETNAFLDEHDVAEIISAGSSLKFCLVAEGKADLYPRMGRTMEWDTSAGQAIVEAAGGRVTLEDGTTPLHYQKAERDYDNPHFIVYG
- the hslV gene encoding ATP-dependent protease subunit HslV, with product MSEHNQHSMPQWHGTTIIGVRKNGKAIIAGDGQVSMGQTIMKPNARKVRALGDGSVIGGFAGATADAFTLFERLEAKLERHNGQLMRAAVELAKDWRTDKYLRNLEAMMIVADKEVTLILTGNGDVLEPGDGIAAIGSGGNYALAAARALMDYEEDAEVLARKAMKIAADVCVYTNDQLTVEVLDSAT
- a CDS encoding zinc-dependent peptidase, with protein sequence MALLYVLLGALLIGAILLYRRLSWQRKRTRLLETPLTPEQRAVVAELVPIIRRLPESLRHKLEGKINLFLDQITVRGNQGLEITESMKLSIAAQACLLVVNSPAWYHPLRNVLVYPSAFRKNRNTYDGHVVHENRHIVLGESWVRGPVVLAWPDALEGGLDERDGHNVVIHEFAHQLDSLTGHTNGLPLLRKGQAYSGWQKAMLDAYHEHVNRVAGGRGTVIDPYGATNHEEFFAEAIVAFFEKPHALQRDAPALYAQLSKLLALDPVQWS
- a CDS encoding NAD(P)/FAD-dependent oxidoreductase gives rise to the protein MIAYSHPVLDQVTPTRREFLATGAILGGATMLSACAPGTEPLANVSASGPCLPKVRASADRAIRQLVGLRPYRPSGFVVRREAIDDKRLVHNYGHGGGGITLGWGSSKLAVDLGLPGHQGPVAVIGAGIMGLTTARLLQEAGQQVTIYTSQLPPETTSNIAGGQWYPSSVFSGSQLTPEFEQQFVAASAYSYYRYQLLVGEHYGVRWMPTYELSNRPINMGQVDRLIANMLPEMQTFEEADNPFGTLHLRRSYNMYIEPARFLRAIQRDILLAGGKITVRHFHDRGEVQALPEKLIFNCTGLGAAELFGDEELIPVRGQLEILLPQPEINYAYTNRRGLYMFPRSDGIVLGGTFERGQFDRTPQPEVSSRIVDGHAAIADAMRCA